AATTCCCCATACGCCCCTTTCAACGCTTTCAAATGACTCCCGAACATCTTCTGGATATACCATTTCAAAAAGAAATACCCCAGCACGGCCCCAATGAAAAAGCCGACGGCCAGCCGCAGATACATCTGTTCCCAGGGTAAATGCGAGATGTTGATGCCGTTGGCCAGTTTAAGGTACACCAGCTGCCCGGCCACCAACCCGATGGGCGCCAGCAGCATGTTGGTCCAGAAGTAGAGCCGCGTGAGGCCGGTGAGCATCTCAATAAGGTTCTTCAAGGTGGCGCGCAGGTTGGCCGTGGTCACGTTCAAGGCCCGAAGCCGCTGCAGACGCACCCAGAAATACCCCACAAACGGCAGGCAAATGACCATGATTACCCCGCACAGCATCTGGAACACCGGGTCATTCTCTATCAAAAAGATGGCCAGGCCAAACAACACCACGGTGAACAGCTGCACCACCAGTTCAAAATAAATGTTCTTCTTGAGCTTGGTCACCGCGTTCTCTGTGCGGGTTTTGAGCAAGCCCGATATCTGGTCCTCAGAGACCTGGTGCGCCGCCGCCGACTGGGCCGCATACTGGTGCCAGGTGTCTTTGAGGCTATCTAATTTCATCATACACCGGAGTTAATAATTTCTCTAATTTCGCTTTGATGCGGTTCAACTTCACGCCCACGTTAGATTTGGTGATGCCAATGATATCAGCCATCTCGTCATAACTTTTGTCTTCCAGGTAGAGCATCACAATGGCTTTCTCCACTTGGGAGAGCTGGTCAATGGCGGCATAGAGGTATTTTACTTTCAATTCATATTCTTCGGAGGTGTCCGGCACGGCGGGTATCTGCAGGTCTGTGTCTGAGAGGGAACCGTAATGGGGCCGGCGGCTTTCTTTCCGGAAACTGGAGACGGCCGTGTTCAGGGCCACCCGGTACATCCAGGTGCTTACCTTAGATTCATGCTTAAACGAAGGATACGACCGCCAGAGTTGCAACACAATTTCCTGGAACAGGTCTTTCCGTTCTTCGGGGTCCCGACAGTACATGCTGCACACCTTATGGATCAGGGCCTGGTCCTGGGCAATGAGCTTCACAAATTCTGCACGAAGGGCCGGGTTTTCCACCGTTTTACTGATTTATTTAAAGTATTAGTAGCCTACTCAGCCCGTAAATTACAATTTCCCCGGCAAAGACCTTTTTGAAATGGTTGATTGGTGGTTGATTGTTGATTGCTGCTTGTTGATTGTTTTCTCAGCAGTTACCAATTCTACTGCTGGCGCGAGTGTTTAGCGCAGCGTCACTCGTGTCTAACGGAGGTTAGGTAGTCTCCCGACTGCCCTCGCTGCGTCAGCAGCGAAAGTGTGTATTTTAGATGACGCATTTCGTCCCCCTTTGAAGGGGGTTGGGGGATGATAAAGGTAGGAGAAGAGCCATTAGCTATAACAATGAAACTATAGCTGCCGCAAGTTTAGCGCTAGCGTAACTATGTGGCGTTCCAAGTTGTGAGTTTATAAACTCACGTCAGTTGATATACTGATTAAGTGTATTCCCACAAGTTAGGCTAGCGCTAAACTTGCGGGAGATTTAGTTTCATAGGCTTGGTTCTACTAATTGTAAGTGTCTTTATCATCCCCCAACCCCCTTCAAAGGGGGACGAAATGCGTCATCTAAAATGCGAAATGTCGCTGCTAGGGCAGCGAGGGTAGTCGGGAGACTACCCGATCGGTATGCGCGAGTGACGCTGCGCTAAACAATCGCGCCAGCATGAGAAGATTAAGCAATAGTTTATTCCCCTTTA
This region of Rufibacter sp. LB8 genomic DNA includes:
- a CDS encoding sigma-70 family RNA polymerase sigma factor, with the translated sequence MENPALRAEFVKLIAQDQALIHKVCSMYCRDPEERKDLFQEIVLQLWRSYPSFKHESKVSTWMYRVALNTAVSSFRKESRRPHYGSLSDTDLQIPAVPDTSEEYELKVKYLYAAIDQLSQVEKAIVMLYLEDKSYDEMADIIGITKSNVGVKLNRIKAKLEKLLTPVYDEIR